In Armatimonadota bacterium, the DNA window GGGTGCCCCAGCCGGGCCAGCAGGCGGCGGGCTCGCGCCAGGTTGGTCTCGCGGCCCGGCGGGCGCGGATACCGGCCGCCGTCCAGCAGGCCGAACAGGAATTGGACCGCCTCTCCCTGCGTCACAGGGCTATCCTAGCAGAACGAAAAGGGCAGGCCGTTACTGGCCCGCCCTTGCTGAGACTGGCCGCCTTTGTCGAGACCGGCCGCCCTTGCCGAGACCGGCCGCCCTTGCGAAAGACGGTGGGCAGCGTCCTACTTGATCACCGACCGCAGCTCTTTGCCGGCGGTGAAGACCGGCACCTTCCTCGCCGGAATCTTGATCCGCTCGCCCGTCCGGGGGTTGCGCCCATTCCGGGCGGCCCTGCGGCGCACCAGGAACGTACCGAACCCCACCAGGGTGACCCTCTCCCCCCTCCTCAGCGTGGAGGTGATGGTGCTCAAGGTGGTGTTGATGGCCTCCAGGGCGCTCTTCTTGGTCAGCCCGGTCCTGGACGCCACCCTCTCCACGAGCTGCTCCTTGTTCATCTGCTCACCTCCTTCCCCGGCTGGCTCGCACTAATCCAGGCGGTGCGGCACGGCTTCCTTCGCGGAGATCCGCGGCCTCTCCTGCAGTGCCGGAGCGGCCCGTGGGCGCAAATTGAGGCAGGGCGGGCAATTCCGCCCTCAGGGGCGTGGTTCCCGGCCCGTGGCACTGGCCCTTGCCCCCGCTCGCTTTAGCCTTGCCCCACCCCATCCCCCTGCCTATACTTGATGGTGCTCGGGCGGGTACCGAAGCGGACAAACGGGGCTGACTGTAGATCAGCTGGCGGAATGCCTTCGGAGGTTCGAATCCTTCCCCGCCCACCAGCCTGGTTTGATGACCGGGGTCCCCACAGATTCGCGCAACGAATCTGTGGGGTGATCTCTGCGGGGATAGCTCAATGGTAGAGCCCCGGCCTTCCAAGCCGGTGATGCGGGTTCGATTCCCGTTCCCCGCTCCAGGTTCTCAGGCAACTACGGGGTAGGCTCGATGCGCTGGGGAGTTGCCGCGCTGTTGGTGCTGCTGGTTGTGGTGCTGCTGGGCCGGCTGGAGGTGACCTTCTGGCGCGTCTTTGCCGCCCTGCTGGTCGTGCTGTACGCCTTCCTCTGGGTCGGCTACGCGCCCTTCCGTCCCGCACGGTGGGTTCGCCGGGCCCTCAGCCAGGAGGTACCGCTGCCGGCGCGGGCAGACCCCGCCGACCTCTACTACCAGCCGCCGCCCCGCAGGCTGGGGTGGAACTGGGCGGCGGCGGTGCTCGGCCCGTTCTGGTACCTCCTGAGGGGCCTGTGGGTCCACGCGGTGATCCTGCTCTCTCTGGTGTTTGTCAGCGGCGGGCTCTTCATCCCCCTGGTCTGGCTCTACGCGGCGCTGAAGGCGGACGAGGACCTCCAGGAGTTCCGCATCGCCGGCAAGAGCGTCTACTGAGATCAGTCAGCCAACCGGTCCTCTCAGTCTTTGGCGGCGCTTTTTCCCTCTACCGAACGCTTCGGGATCGGTGCACGCACACCCCGAATCGCCACGCGCGAAACTATCGTCTGGTGAACAGCTCTCCACCCTTCGATGGAAGGAATCGTCCTGCGCTCCGCGAACTACACCATAATCGATACCAGCGAAAGAAGCAGAATACTGCGCTGAAGCTGCGAAAACATTCCGGCCTGCCGGTGACCTGCTTCGGTGCGCGTAATCCGGAGCAGGAGTGATTTCCGTCTCGGCGCAAGATCTGCGCTTTCCGATTGGTCCATGATCCCATACCCAGGAGGTGCTGACGTATGCTCCAGAGCCCACTCAAGCGCGGCCTGGTGCTGCTTACTGTGGCGCTGGTGGTCACAGGCTGTGGTGGAGTTGTCGTTGGGCCGCCGCCACCGCCGGCTCCGAAGATCTACGTAGCGGACCGAGACAACGACCGCGTGGTGCGGTTCAACGACATGTCCGGGACCGGATGGACCACATTCGGGACCTCCGGTAGCGGCACGAACCAGTTCGACTCCCCCGTGCAGCTCTTTGTGGATGGGACCGGTAGGATCTACATATCGGACCAACTCAACAATCGCATCGTGCGGATCAACGACATGTCGGGGACCGGGTGGGTCGCCTACGGATCCCTGGGCTCTGGGGTGGGGAACTTCAGTGGGCCCCGGGGCATCTTTGTGGATTCGGCCGGCAAGATCTACGTGGTGGACCAGGGGAATAACCGCATCGTCCGCATGGACGATATGACTGGAGCTGGATGGACGGCGTTTGGCGGCCCCGGAGGAGATCCGCTCAGCACGCCATTCGGCGTCTACGTCGATGCAACCGGAAAAATCTACATCACTGACCAGGGTAACAACCGGATCGCACGGATGGACGACATGGCCGGCGCGGGATGGATGACGTATGGGACCTTCGGCTCCGGGACGGGCAACTTCAACGGACCGCGGGGCATCTTCCTGGACTCCGCCGGCAAGATCTACGTGGCAGACATGAGCAACAACCGCATCGTGCGCGTGGATGACATGTCGGGAACGAACTGGGCGGAACTAGGCACAGCAGGTAGTGGCACCGGTCAGTTCAACTTCCCGGTGGGCATCTTTGTCGATTCCAGCGGGAAGATCTTCGTCGGAGACCATGCGAATCATCGCATTGTGCGGATGGACAACATGGCTGCAGCGGGCTGGATAGCACTGGGAGCTATGGGCAGCGGATCCGGACAGTTCAACTTCCCGACAGGGGTCTTCGTCCGTTAGCCTAAGAAGTGACGCACTGAGGGGTGGGGATAGATAAGGGGGGAGGGGGTTACCTCCCCCTATCTCTTTGCCGGCACAGACAGACCTTGTCCCGATACGCAAAGCTCGCCGCAGAGGATGAATCTTGGAGGAAGAAATAATGCGAAGGACGGTTAAGAGACTGGTGCGAGCAGGAATTCGTGCGGCTCGAAACTGGCTAAGAGAAGAGCCTCCCGATGAGAATTACGAGAGGGATGCCTTCGCGTATCCGTACCTCAACGCAATCCTCAGAAAAGTCTTTCGAGATGTGCAGGCCCGGCCAGACTACGCCTGGGGCGTCATGCAGGGAGCGCATCTAGCCAAGGCCGTCGGGACAGAACGTATCGGAGTCATCGAGTTCGGGGTGGCTGGAGGAAGAGGGTTGATCGCGCTGGAGCTCATCGCTGAGCAGGTCGAACGACACATGGCTCTCCAGATTGATGTCTATGGATTCGACACCGGATCTGGCCTTCCCAAACCTCGCGACCATCGTGATCTTCCCAACCTGTACTATGAGGGGGCGTATCCCATGGACCCCGAGAAGCTGAGGCGGCGGCTACGTCGGGCGCAACTTGTTCTAGGGTTCGTGAACGAGACCTTAGCGCGATTCATCGCGTCAGCTCCACCCCCTATCGCCTTTGCCGCGTTCGACCTGGATTTGTACAGCTCGACAATGGACGCTCTTAAGTTGTTCGACTTCGATTCCAGATTCTTACTACCACGGGTTCATTGTTACTTCGATGACATCATCGGGTTCACATTTGGCGAGTGCAACGGCGAGTTGCTGGCGATCGCCGATTTCAATGCGTCGCACGACATGAGAAAGATCGCCAGACTTCAAGGATTGCGTCATTTCGTGCCGATCGAGTTCGCTGATCAGCCATGGACGGAAAAGTTCTACTTGGCGCACATATTCGATCATCCAGCGTACGGCGTCAACGACGGACTGGTTCGCCGCGCCAGCCTCGGACTCGACGAGAACATCCTTCAACGTATCAGATAACACGCTCGTACTGGACTACTGGGACTTTCGGCCCCTTCAGTCTCTGAGACTGGGCTGGAAGGCCCGCGATGGCAGTGGAATCAGCCTGTCCCCGCTACGAACAGTGGAATCTACTAAGCCCGGGAGTGGTCACTTGCATCGGCCAAACACACCTTGCCTGCCCACAGGTTGCACAGTTTCACAGCTTGGCACGCTAACCGGCTGGTACGGCTACGGCCTGCCGGTTGCGGAAGCCTTTTCCCTTCGCCTAACGAGAGTACTTTCCGCAAACCAGCCTAAGATCTCCGCAAGCTTCTCCGAAGGATATCTACGACGTTCGACTACACCGAATTCCCTCTTTCAATCGCTCGCATTCTTTCCCACGCGGGATAGATGCCAGATCCCCGCCTGTGCCAGCGTGTAGCTGAGCTCTCTTGATCCAGATTGGGGAGACCGTGGCGGCACCCCGCAGAGCCACCTGTATCTGGTAGCGGGGAGCCGCCAGATCTGGAGCCTGACAGCCAACAGTGTCTCTTTCCCTGAGAATCATCGACCAGGTCGAGGACCTGGAAGGACTACGGGGGCCGTGGGATGAGCTCGCTTCGTGCACAAACGCAGGACTCTACCAGACCTGGGAGTGGACGTTTGCCTCCGCCAGGTACCATATGGCCACAGGCAGGCTGCACATATTGACGGCGTGGGATGGTACCAGGCTGGTGGGCGTTGCGCCCTTCGTCTGGCGTCCGCACAGGCGAAAGCTGGTAACCACCTGCGATCTCCACCCGCTCGATGCAACCCACCCTGAGACCATAGAGCTCCTGGTCGCCGAGGAGTACAGTTCGACCGCAGCGGAGGCCTTTGCTGACCATCTAACCAAACAGGGATGCTGGGACAGGCTTCACATACATTCCGTGCCTCCGGACTCCATTGCCACCGAACATTTCCTCTGCTCGATGGCCAGACGAGGCCACGCGATCTCACAGGAACCAGGTAGATCATTGCTGGTTGTCCGGCTCCCGTCATCCTTTGATGAGTACCTGGGGAGGCTACAGGGCAA includes these proteins:
- a CDS encoding HU family DNA-binding protein; amino-acid sequence: MNKEQLVERVASRTGLTKKSALEAINTTLSTITSTLRRGERVTLVGFGTFLVRRRAARNGRNPRTGERIKIPARKVPVFTAGKELRSVIK
- a CDS encoding DUF2628 domain-containing protein, which translates into the protein MRWGVAALLVLLVVVLLGRLEVTFWRVFAALLVVLYAFLWVGYAPFRPARWVRRALSQEVPLPARADPADLYYQPPPRRLGWNWAAAVLGPFWYLLRGLWVHAVILLSLVFVSGGLFIPLVWLYAALKADEDLQEFRIAGKSVY
- a CDS encoding NHL repeat-containing protein; amino-acid sequence: MLQSPLKRGLVLLTVALVVTGCGGVVVGPPPPPAPKIYVADRDNDRVVRFNDMSGTGWTTFGTSGSGTNQFDSPVQLFVDGTGRIYISDQLNNRIVRINDMSGTGWVAYGSLGSGVGNFSGPRGIFVDSAGKIYVVDQGNNRIVRMDDMTGAGWTAFGGPGGDPLSTPFGVYVDATGKIYITDQGNNRIARMDDMAGAGWMTYGTFGSGTGNFNGPRGIFLDSAGKIYVADMSNNRIVRVDDMSGTNWAELGTAGSGTGQFNFPVGIFVDSSGKIFVGDHANHRIVRMDNMAAAGWIALGAMGSGSGQFNFPTGVFVR